The following are encoded together in the Macadamia integrifolia cultivar HAES 741 unplaced genomic scaffold, SCU_Mint_v3 scaffold319, whole genome shotgun sequence genome:
- the LOC122067886 gene encoding rust resistance kinase Lr10-like, whose amino-acid sequence MTKSFKDKLGQGGFGSVYKGKLRSGNLVAIKMLATSKGNGQDFINEVATIGRIHHVNVVRLIGFCFEGSKRALVYDFMPNGSLDKYIFNQEQRGNISLSSWEKMYKIALGVAHGIEYLHRGCDMQILHFDIKPHNVLLDEDFTPKISDFGLAKLYPTNDNTVPLTAARGTIGYIAPEMFYKSMGGVSYKADVYSFGMLLMEMAGRRKNVNPFANTSSQTYFPSWIYDKLNQGEDMEMEDASEDDKKITRKMIIIALCCIQMKPADRPSMSKVIEMLESPTELLQMPPKPFLASLERVEEDFRIIESSSYHSSSYKSMIQSST is encoded by the coding sequence ATGACTAAGAGTTTCAAAGACAAACTTGGTCAGGGAGGTTTTGGGTCTGTGTATAAAGGAAAACTCCGCAGTGGCAATCTTGTTGCCATCAAGATGTTAGCAACATCTAAAGGTAATGGGCAAGACTTTATCAATGAAGTTGCTACTATTGGGAGGATTCATCATGTCAATGTGGTGCGACTTATCGGATTTTGCTTTGAGGGATCAAAAAGGGCTTTAGTGTACGACTTCATGCCAAATGGGTCATTGGACAAGTACATCTTCAATCAAGAACAAAGAGGCAATATTTCCTTAAGTAGTTGGGAAAAGATGTACAAGATTGCCCTAGGAGTAGCTCATGGGATTGAATATCTCCATCGAGGTTGTGATATGCAAATTCTACATTTTGATATCAAGCCACACAATGTTCTTCTTGATGAGGATTTTACCCCAAAAATTTCGGATTTTGGGCTTGCCAAACTATATCCAACAAATGATAATACTGTTCCTCTAACAGCGGCAAGGGGAACAATAGGATACATTGCTCCAGAAATGTTCTACAAAAGCATGGGAGGTGTCTCCTACAAGGCCGATGTTTATAGTTTTGGAATGTTGCTAATGGAAATGGCAGGGAGAAGGAAGAATGTGAATCCATTTGCAAACACTTCTAGTCAAACTTACTTCCCATCATGGATATATGACAAACTAAATCAAGGAGAAGATATGGAAATGGAAGATGCCAGTGAAGatgacaaaaaaataacaagaaagaTGATCATAATCGCATTGTGTTGCATACAAATGAAGCCTGCTGATCGCCCTTCCATGAGTAAAGTCATAGAAATGTTAGAATCACCCACTGAGCTTCTACAAATGCCACCAAAGCCTTTTCTAGCATCACTTGAAAGAGTGGAAGAAGATTTTAGAATTATAGAATCATCAAGTTATCATTCATCATCATATAAGTCGATGATTCAATCATCTACTTAA